A portion of the Sandaracinaceae bacterium genome contains these proteins:
- a CDS encoding radical SAM protein, with translation MANIGYIQVVRHCNHFCGFCSNPTSAYVHTQESLRALVDDLVGRDYYGVVLTGGEPSLHPELPEVVRYAKSQGLHVRMITNGSRMADPDFAARSDAGLDLVHVSIYSVRPDVEETLRGMPGTLDKAFGAIEQALRHGIPVNVNCVINKLNADHLDETVAYLIEHHPGVRHFVWNNLDPSMGRAEVNQDLYLHRMTDLRASLYRALRLLHLSGRTFRVERVPLCYMPEFAWASTETRKIVKGEERLVHFLDAKQTVRQQSFEHVYAATCHECSVRNICGGLFERGAAYDPAELHALQVPMRPIVEQVITDPSDPSYAFRDYEAWQADFEERLAELRATPAPDPHDEMPPHYMRPEAPPVGVVTEESLRAFEKGLRVAEKKAAKTGVAVEHVRTQLPVIDS, from the coding sequence ATGGCGAACATCGGGTACATCCAGGTCGTGCGCCACTGCAACCACTTCTGTGGGTTCTGCAGTAACCCCACCTCTGCCTACGTCCACACCCAGGAGTCGCTGCGGGCGCTCGTGGACGACCTCGTGGGGCGGGACTACTACGGCGTGGTGCTCACGGGCGGCGAGCCCTCGCTGCATCCCGAGCTGCCGGAGGTGGTGCGCTACGCCAAGTCGCAGGGGCTGCACGTCCGCATGATCACCAACGGGTCGCGCATGGCGGACCCCGACTTTGCCGCCCGCTCGGACGCGGGGCTGGACCTCGTGCACGTCTCCATCTACTCGGTGCGGCCCGACGTGGAAGAGACGCTGCGCGGGATGCCCGGCACGCTCGACAAGGCCTTCGGGGCCATCGAGCAGGCGCTGCGGCATGGCATCCCGGTCAACGTCAACTGCGTCATCAACAAGCTGAACGCAGACCACCTGGACGAGACGGTGGCGTACCTCATCGAGCACCACCCGGGCGTCCGGCACTTCGTCTGGAACAACCTGGATCCCTCCATGGGGCGCGCCGAGGTGAACCAGGACCTGTACCTGCACCGCATGACGGACCTGCGCGCGTCCCTCTACCGGGCTCTGCGGTTGCTGCACCTGAGCGGGCGCACGTTCCGCGTCGAGCGCGTGCCGCTCTGCTACATGCCCGAGTTCGCATGGGCCAGCACCGAGACGCGGAAGATCGTGAAGGGCGAGGAGCGGTTGGTGCACTTCCTCGACGCGAAGCAGACCGTGCGCCAGCAGAGCTTCGAGCACGTGTATGCGGCCACCTGCCACGAGTGCTCGGTGCGCAACATCTGCGGTGGCCTGTTCGAGCGCGGCGCCGCGTACGACCCCGCGGAGCTGCACGCGCTGCAGGTGCCCATGCGCCCCATCGTGGAGCAGGTCATCACCGACCCGAGCGACCCAAGCTACGCGTTCCGCGACTACGAGGCTTGGCAGGCCGACTTCGAGGAGCGCCTCGCCGAGCTGCGCGCGACGCCCGCGCCCGATCCCCACGACGAGATGCCTCCGCACTACATGCGGCCCGAGGCCCCGCCCGTGGGGGTCGTCACCGAAGAGAGCCTGCGGGCCTTCGAGAAGGGCCTGCGGGTGGCCGAGAAGAAGGCCGCCAAGACCGGCGTCGCGGTGGAGCACGTCCGCACGCAGCTGCCCGTGATCGACAGCTGA